The genomic stretch GTTGACTTTCCGGTATCGGCCGTCGGTACCGATATGCGCAAGTCCGACCGCCGCCTGTTCAAACGTGGCCCGGAACTGTTCTTCGGTCTCTTGGAGGCGCTCGTTAATCAGCGCCCGGTATTTCCGTTCGCTCTCTTTGAGAGCTTCTTCGGCCTTTTTCCGTTCCGATCGTTCCACAGCCATGGCGACGCAGTCTCCTATCGACGCCGCAAAGGTCTGTTCCTCCGTGGTCCAGGTGCGTTTGGATCCGACATGCTCGTGGCAGACGACGCCGATGGCGTGACCCCCCAAATTGATCGGCGCGTCCAGCATCGATGTGATCCCCAAAGGGGTGAGGTAGGTTTTTGAAAACTCGCTCGTCCGTTCATCGTGGTGGGCGTCGTGAGCCGCAATCGTCCGATTTCGCTCGAGTGCTTTGAAATAAGAAGGGAAATTCTTGGCGGCGAGGAGATGGCCGCTCGAATGCTTTTTAAGAGATCGCTCGTACAGATTCACGCACTCGATTTTTGAAGCGTGGTTTCGGTAAAGCCATACCCCCACGCGCTCAACGGCCAATCCATCCGCCGCTGCCTTCGTAATCGCTCGGAAAGCTGGCTCAAGGTTCCCGTCGGTGATGGCGGGATGTTTCGCCAGAGCGAGAAGGGCCGCCTGGTGACGGAGCACGGCGTGAGTCCAGCCGGTACCGCCTTCGTTTCGTGGTTTAAGGGTTTTCTTCGGACTCTTCGGGGAAAGCGATCTTTTTAAGGCGCCGACCCTTCTCGTCTTGCGCGCTGCGGCTATGGCGGCTCGCTCGAGAGACATGCTGATTCGGCTTATACGCGGCCCACCGGGGCGGGTAAAGCCCTATCCCGCTGTCGAAAAAGGCTTATTTGCTTCGTTGCCTTTGAGTTTGCTCGGTTCTGATGATTGAGCGCCGCGGTTAGCCCAACGCGGTCAATCCGGGTAAAGTAAGGCGCCAATGAAGGGAAAGACGATTCTTATCACGGGCGGCGCCGGGTTCATCGGAACCCACCTTTCGGCCCTCCTTTACCGTGACAACCGCGTACGGATTCTGGATAATTTTTTCCGCGACGCCATCTCCAATACTGAACTTTCAAAACAGCCAAACATCGAAATCCGAAAAGGTGATGTGTGCGATCGCGCGACGGTCGAGAGCGCCATGGACGGTGTGACTCACATCGTGCATTTGGCGTCCATCGCCGGTGTCGACACCGTTCTCAAGCAGCCGGCCCGGACGATGGAGACGGCGATTTTAGGGACCTACAATGTTTTGGAGGAGGCGCGGGCGCGCAAGAAGGCGATCGAACGCCTGATCGACTTTTCCACGAGTGAAGTTTTCGGCGTCTACGCCTATAAAGTGGGAGAGGGGAACGTCACGAGCCTGGGGGCGGTGGGGGAGGCGCGATGGACCTACGCCGTGAGCAAGCTGGCGACGGAACATCTGGCGCACAATTATTGGAAGGATTACGGAACTCCGACCTGTTCGATCCGGCCGTTCAATATTTTCGGCCCGAACCAGATCGGGCTGGGGGCGGTTCATGAATTCGTCGTGCGCGCCATACGGAACGAAGAGTTAACCGTCCACAAC from Bdellovibrionota bacterium encodes the following:
- a CDS encoding GAF domain-containing protein, which produces MLRHQAALLALAKHPAITDGNLEPAFRAITKAAADGLAVERVGVWLYRNHASKIECVNLYERSLKKHSSGHLLAAKNFPSYFKALERNRTIAAHDAHHDERTSEFSKTYLTPLGITSMLDAPINLGGHAIGVVCHEHVGSKRTWTTEEQTFAASIGDCVAMAVERSERKKAEEALKESERKYRALINERLQETEEQFRATFEQAAVGLAHIGTDGRYRKVN
- a CDS encoding GDP-mannose 4,6-dehydratase — its product is MKGKTILITGGAGFIGTHLSALLYRDNRVRILDNFFRDAISNTELSKQPNIEIRKGDVCDRATVESAMDGVTHIVHLASIAGVDTVLKQPARTMETAILGTYNVLEEARARKKAIERLIDFSTSEVFGVYAYKVGEGNVTSLGAVGEARWTYAVSKLATEHLAHNYWKDYGTPTCSIRPFNIFGPNQIGLGAVHEFVVRAIRNEELTVHNDGDQIRSWCYVDDILQGILLCLTRKEAVGEAFNIGNPKNTLTIYHLAKEVIRAAKSSSKIVQKKWTEADVELRIPNISKARQLLGYEPEFDMESGLARTIDWYRSHM